A stretch of DNA from Gasterosteus aculeatus chromosome 7, fGasAcu3.hap1.1, whole genome shotgun sequence:
ACCGTACGTGACATGTGTAGGCCTGCCAAGTGAATTACTGTGTGCTGTGATTGTATTTTGATGATATCCGATGGCGGCTGTCCGGTTTTAATGCCACACACGGAGCAACGCCTGTCTTGTCAGCTTCtcccagtttgtttgtttgtttgtttgtttgtttgtttgttagcatTACGTCAGCAGCAACTAGCTGTGACTGTCGGACTTATCCGAGGTGGCACCTGGTTAATTAAAGCCCCCGGTGGTCTCGGCTCACTCACGTTCTAAACGGGAGCAGACTCCTGTTGATCTGCAGGAAAAGCTGTGTTTTAAAATGGTGCTTTTTATGAAGGTAACGTGAGCTCGTTTCCACcagtcagcattgtgcccccttttcctttttgacaGCAACGTGGCTCCCTGGTGTGGCACAACCTTCTGTGTGGGGTCAAAGGACTGCTCCATGTCATTATCTAGGGTGGCTCGATATGTGCCACCTGTTTTGTTAAATAACTTTATTTACACCCACCCGTGTAGATTTGATATTTATGAGATGAGATAGTCGCACCTGGCAGAGGGACTGCGTGTGATACCTGCCTCCCCCGATCGGTTACTAAGCTCCATATGGCATcctgctgtgtgcgtgtgttattctctctcacacacacacacacacacacgcctgtcaGTGGAAAAGAAGCAGCGTCTAAGCCGTTGTACTAAGAACCGCCtggggagcagaggggaggtACAGGGACACCTTATCCACCCGCTTCCATGGCGCTTCCAACAAGTGCACTCTGGGGCCAGAGAATCAAAGTGGTGCATTCCTGGATCAGCTCCACCATTTAGGAACAACGCGCACCTTAAAATGACCAGTCACTGCTGgaatgacccccccccgccccccttttgtTTGTTCTCCCATCATTTCCCATCCTCATTTTTCTTCCATCTGTCATATTTGATTTTtgtgtcttccccccccccccccccccccccccagacttcAAGAAGATCCTCCCACTGGTGTGAGTGGAGCACCGTCAGAGAACAACATCATGCTGTGGAACGCAGTTATTTTTGGGTGAGTCGTCTCTACTCTGCCACTCGAATTGTGATagaccgtgacccccccccccccacacacacacacacacccacacacaccccccccccccacacacacacacacccacaccccccccccccacacacacacacacacattcaatgaCAACGagtgtcttctctctctctgcaggcctgTGGGAACACCGTTTGAAGACGGTAAGTGTGATTTGTCCTGTTAGCCACCAAAGTGCCTGAAATAGATTTAAATAATTGGATAACTTTGTCAGAACGGTTGTATAGAATCTAGATTATGACAACCAggatgtctgtgtttttaaaataaggcAAAGGTCCTGGGTTCGGTCTTATTTGGTTGCTATGTTCCTCGCTATGACCTTCTGGCAGCATCAGCGGCTACACTAACAATGTGACATACATGCTACTAGGGTTGGACCTCATGGACGcatcaatttaaataaatagctGGCAGAAGCCGAGCAGCTGAACAATGTACACACTTTCGTAGGTTTTTTGTTGCTGTATTCGTGACTCGGCGTTCCTCGAACTTCTCTCCACTCAGCCATATTTTAAGAGCacgtgtctctctccctcctcaggaACGTTTAAGTTGCTGATAGAGTTTTCCGAGGAGTACCCGAACAAGCCTCCCACGGTCCGGTTTGTCTCCAGAATGTTTCACCCCAATGGTGAGCTCCCGTCTCCTCATCCAAGATTATTCCTCACATGTGTGATTTAAGTGAATTCCATGAGCAGATTCTGTGGCCGCCTCTCGTGCATCAAAAGGACGACAAACTTGGGCCGATCTGCGCAATGAATAATGAGGGATTACTGCGGCTTATTTTGAGGGCTGTTTGGGAGTTTTGTTgttggttaccatggcaactgtcCACCCCTCATCCATGTGTAAAGCCATTAGGAAACTGCATGTTTGATATTCTTCTTAATAACAGTTGTTGTGGTCCCAGTTTACGCAGACGGCAGTATTTGTCTAGACATCCTCCAGAACCGCTGGAGCCCCACGTACGATGTGTCGTCCATACTCACCTCCATCCAGGTGGGTGGCTTTGACCTTTACACTCTGACCTTCAGCTCCGGCTAGTTATTTGGGGGGTGGCACACGAGGCATGATGTTAGAGATGTTATAGTTTGCGGCTGCATGGAATATTAGAGGCACACGTGCACATTACAGATGATCTAAATTCATAAAATGTTGTAAGTTTAGTGATAATCCATTCTGTAGAATGTACATTTGTCTACTTATCCGGTATAATTTTGTGGCAAATGACAAGAGTTAAAGGTTCAGTGGTTTACTTTAAGGAGACATTAACCTAAAATATGACATGaatatcaatttttttttcttcataaatcCAGCTATCAAAAAGTTCTGTATCTGCTTAAAAAATAGCTAAGCAAGGGGGAATAATAacctctacacccccccccccccaacagtcgTTGCTGGATGAGCCAAACCCAAACAGCCCGGCCAACAGTCAGGCCGCACAGCTCTACCAGGAAAACAAGCGGGAGTACGAGAAGAGGGTGACGGCCATCGTGGAGCAAAGCTGGGTGGACGTCTGAGCTCAGCCTCCTCCGCCATCATCACCGCCGTACTCCACCCGTTCATTCTTACCTCATCgagaaagaagaataaaaaagagCAACTATATCAGAAGAACTCAAGTGCCACCCTAAGAAGAAACCCAACCAGAGTGGACATTGACGTGCTTGCCGACTCAAATCAGTTTCtggtccttttttaatttgacttttttattGCATGATGTGAAATAAGTTATTGCTAACGGAATTTGTAATATATCTTTGTTGTTTGGTTGGATTGATGCAGTTGGTGTTTGAGTATTACACTTTGTTATTTTTGGAAGTTTTCCTCTGTGTAACGTCTGGTTCGGGCCGGATGATTTAAATGGACCCAGTTTGTCGGAATTAAGAGACCGTAATCTTCCAAATGAGACCTTTTATCGGCGGCCACAGCGTCACGCAGAAAGTACAGCTCCCACCATGTGTGTTAAATCCCtcttaaaattacattttaaatcaaagagCAGAAGACTGCAGTCGTCTCCGGTTCccttttttaatgatttaaaccTGAGAATATTAACATCAGAGGAATAACCCACGAGACGCCATGAAGCTCCGCCCCTCTGATACGTGAGGGGAGCCACGAGGGATGTTAaagattttgaatttaaaaaaaaatgtatacttAACAATATGCTGtataaacataataaataaacacatttttcagaGTTTGAAAGGGTTTCGCTCGCTTGTCATCAGTGGTTCTTTTACTTATAATTCTTATCCCAATAGAGAAGATTTCAGTGGCATTGTATCTTAATTTTTAACCATTTATGATTTGGAACTGTGCTTAAATGGTAAATAATCTGCCTACAGTTTGAAAGTGATTAATatgcaaaaagaagaaaacgaaAAATGCAGTAACAACCATCTTATaagaaaagtattttattacGCTTCAGACATTTGCAAAACATACATGTTCATAgtcgtttaaaaaaagtaaaagttaaaTGGAGCTCCAACATGTCAAATTAAAAGCAAGTCTTTTTACATAATATTTTAGACGTTAAAAAACGTAAAACCATCTGGCTGCACCGGGTCCCATCACTGACactgagaagagaagaaacatgAAACGCGtgagcgactttgagacacagccagTGTGCGGGTGCGTGCGTAAGAGACAAACCTTCTGCTTCTTCATGATCTCGTCTCTGGTCTTGAAGACCGGTGCGTCCTCCACCACGACTCCTTCAGCCATGTCCTTCACCTTCTCCAGCAGCACCGAGCTGTAGCTGCCACGGGGAAGATAAATGTTTATTAGTTAAACCATCACTGTACTTCATTAAATTACAGcaatacaaaaaacatgtatttttcttttttgttgtgtatGACGTAAATTAAAAACTAACCCAGCAATTTTAAAACATCACAATTGACTTACATGATATTTAATTGGACAAATAACCCTCTCCaatttaaaagaacaaaacatttaaatgatcaaattgGTATCTCCGTTTGAATAAAGAATATGGTACTTTGGTGTTTAAGATACGAAAAAGGTTATTTACAAAAAAGTTCCTTTAGATTTACTGAATACATTTTAGTTATAGACATTGGGATCAGCTTTAACTGCAAATAACAAGAAATTTGTTTCATGAATTTAGAAATAGCGTCTTCATTACTTATCTTTTAGCTTAATCACATCGTACTTGGTTTTGGTCACAATGCTTTACAAATATGAGAGTAACATCCGCCGTGTTTACATCTCTAAAATAGGAACTTGATTAgatgaataaaataactttCATATAGAGGATTTTAACAGTCTGCTCAGCCATCTTTGTTATTGGTCTCGCGGACGCGGGGGGGCAGCCGCGCGCGCGCCGAGAAACACACGAAGAAGAGATAGAAAAGACGCAAAGGACCCGGATGCTGGAGCGGATTTATTAAcgttactattattattatttaaacgAGCGGACCTGTCCGATAAAGGGCGTACACTGAAATACGGGCACATCTATATACAAGACGTACAGTGGAGGACCACGGCGTCGTGTTTACGTACCGGCAGCCGAGGAAGACGTTGTTGGCCCAGACCATGGACAGGGACACGAGCTGGTCCAGGTGCGGGTCCTCGTAGTCGCTGATGTTCCGCAGGATGAACTCCCGCCGGGCCTCCCAGTGCTTCTCGCTCTCCCAGTAGCCTCGGAACGTTTCCACCTGCTCCGCCAGCGCTCTGTTCTGCTGAATAAAATCCTCCACGTCCATGTTCGCCATCTTCGCTCCCCCTGACGACGAGTCAACAAAAGGCGACTTCCGGTCTGCGAAGCGGGTCCCGGAAGTAGTTTTTCTAGCTAACAGTGCCCCCCGCGGTGGAACCAAGCGCGACACCTGTGGTTGAAATACCCCTCAGCTCTTAAATAGACCAATAAGATTAGTTCCTTTATCAAGATAATTCTTCgatttatatatttacatgaCACAATTTTAGACATGAAGATGTCTAtccaaaatgacaaacaaataaaataaattcgtttctatttattttcacaatttCAGTTACTGGTATTCAGCATGTGAGTATGAACACATTCTCAACATTGCAAGAGGATAATACGTCTGACAGTATTGTTTTTGTTCCTAAACTCACACAACATTTCCTAGTATATGgcgatatatattatattaatttattatattatatttttggtGTCGTCCGAATCATAAAAGGGTTATGGGCTGAAATAATACACCAGCCATGGCTGAGTCACCTTATGAACGCTGACTCAGCAGAACGACAGGTAGGGGGGGTCGTAGATCCTTGTGATCCCAATCAGAGGGTGCAGAAGATGATGAGAGCTGTAATTTAGGATGGACCGGGAGAGTGAACTCCGACTCTGAACAGTtaaccattttattttattcaatatattattttaaaagtctTTATTTCCCTACAGTTAGCAACAAAACTGGGTTCTGTGTTACTGTGAGTGATCGTGCACCTCCTCGTCCGTCCACGTCACATTGCAGCAAACGccttaatttaataataatataatatcttCACCGTGTCGCACCTCAAAGTGGAACGAGGCCTCTGAGATTCCATgtcatcacttcctgttctgtACTTTCTATTCTTCCTGTTTATGTTATTTCCTGTCGCACCTACTCTGACAGCGGAGGATCATTATGATGATTTATGATGCAGGCTAACGTCAACAAATAACCACGCACAAGAAGTCTGATGAAGATtatcttgtgtttgttttttccttaaaCGTTGGTGACACTTTGTTTACAAggtcctaaaaaaaacaaccttaaaATCTGTTCATCTTCATTTAACACAAGATGTTTGAAGCAGAGACGTCTCATGTTACTTCACCACAAACAACAGCACCACCAAAAGTATTCATTTAGCACATGTACTGCATCCAATACATGAAGATGGATGTAAACAGTAAAACATGAACTATTCATTAAGATGGAAACAGCCTCTGCTTctcttttattctttcatttgtCTGAATGTTCTACAGTATCAGGAGGTAAATCACTGTAAAATGTCCCGATGAGCAATGGAACCACTGGAAGGTAAATCCCAGTTCTGCTGTGATTAAAACCTCCGGCCGTCGTTTCCAGCTTCAGTGTgaggagaacaaaacaaaacattgtacAAACAGATACAGCAGCTACTCTCTGACCCCCATCTGTCAGGATGAGCCCTGAACCACGTCCCCCCCTCTCCGCCCCCCATGAAGGaaaagcggtttgaagatggatggatggaatttgAAACATTGTACATATTTGAAAAGCCGTCATGAGATGATTGAGTCCACAATTGGTTGgtcttgtcccccccctccccgacctGGACCAGGTGAGGCTTCAgtcccctccgtctcctctcagAGGCGCAGCGCCCTCGCGCTTCTCTCGAGGAGGAAGTGCAGCTTCCACCGAATTGAAACTACGCCATAAATATGGCGCCAAAAGAGTTTTCAAGCTGATGAAGAGACgcgcgtcttcttcttcttcttcttctcctcctcgaaAGACGAGACCCGCGCGTGCGATTTATTGTATTTCTAGTGCGGAGAGCCGCGCGTGTTAGACGAGAGGAAGCGAGGCGCCGGGGGAGAGCTCACCGGTTA
This window harbors:
- the ube2b gene encoding ubiquitin-conjugating enzyme E2 B; translation: MSTPARRRLMRDFKRLQEDPPTGVSGAPSENNIMLWNAVIFGPVGTPFEDGTFKLLIEFSEEYPNKPPTVRFVSRMFHPNVYADGSICLDILQNRWSPTYDVSSILTSIQSLLDEPNPNSPANSQAAQLYQENKREYEKRVTAIVEQSWVDV
- the cdkn2aipnl gene encoding CDKN2AIP N-terminal-like protein, with protein sequence MANMDVEDFIQQNRALAEQVETFRGYWESEKHWEARREFILRNISDYEDPHLDQLVSLSMVWANNVFLGCRYSSVLLEKVKDMAEGVVVEDAPVFKTRDEIMKKQKCQ